From the genome of Candidatus Tanganyikabacteria bacterium:
CGGGGCCGACGCCGCGAAACAGCGACGCCACTCGCACCTCGTTGTTGACGTAGACGCCCGCTGCGCTGCCGCCGATGGCGTCCACGCGCGGCAGTTTCTCGGCCGCCCGCCGCAAGATGTCCTGGATGCCGCTGAAATGGTAGTCGGGGTTGTCCTGGAAGTAGGGATCCCACTCGATTTCCTCGGTGTGGATGACGTCGCCGTCGATGATCGCCGAGCACTTGCGGTCGCTGCCTCCCAGGTCGAAGCCGATGCGGCAGCCGCCCAGGTGGCGGCCGAGGGCGCTGCCGGCCTCGATGGGCTCGGGGGCCCGGTCGTAGGGTACCGACCGGAACGACATCGGCTCGCCGTATACGCGATCGCCCATGAAGGCGTGATCGAACGCGCGGGCGCCGTCTGGGGAGTAGACCCCCTCCAGGTACCGGGCCACCGCGGGATCGCCGGCTACCGTCACCTCGTGGCCGCCGCGTTGCCAGAGGAGGAACTTGAGCAGGCGCTCGCAGAAGCGCTCGTTGAGCGCGGCGAAGGCTCCCTCGTGCGGAAAGACCTCCTGGTGGACGACCGAGACGCAGCCGTTGCTGCGGCGCACGGCCAGGGCGAGCTTCCGGCCGGCGCCGGAGGCCCGCACGGCGGCCCGGTAGGCCCGATTCCAGAGCGACGCGGGCACGAAATCGGGATCCAGCGGCGGGGACAGGCTGGGCCGGACGACCAGGTTCATGACCTGGGAATTCTAGCACCCGGGTGCCGCGCGGCTTAGGAGGAAGCGCACAACCAGGGCAGTCGGCGGCTACGGCTCGCGGAGGCCCACGAAGCGGTAGCAGAGGGAGGCGATGGAGACCTCGGCGATGCGCAGGCGTTCGGTCGCTTGCAGCCAGGGTACCAGCGTCGCGTGGCGGGAAGGTGGCGCGTGGTTGGCGATGCGGGTGTAGAGGTACGGCTCCCAGGAGAATGCGGTCTCCCGGAATGCCTCGCGCAGCGCCGAGAGCAGGGCGACATGCCCACGGAGCTCATGGGACTCCGCCTTTTCGCGCCATTGCTGCGCGAGGTCGCGCCGGCTCTGCGCCGGATCCGGAGCGGGATCTCCGCGTTCGGCTCCGGCCAGACCGGCCAGATCCTGCATCTCGGCAAGCCAGGCCGCCGTGGGCTCGTCGAGGCGGTCGTATACGAAGTCGCAGACGACCACCTTCCCGCCGCTTCGCAGCAGCCTTCGCGCCCTGGCGACCGTGGCCGCGAGATCGGGGATGTGGTGCAGGGACTGGTTGAAGACGATAGTGTCGAACGCCTCGGCGGGCGGGTCCCAGTCGCCGAAGGCCGCGCAGTCGTAGCGCAGGTTTGCGAGGGCGCCGCCCTCTTCCCGCACGAGAGCGGCCGTGTGGCGGGCGCACCCGAGGCTCTCCTCCGAGGGGTCCACCGCCAGGACCGCGTGGCCGCGCCTGGCCAGTTCCAGCGCGAGGTAGCCGGTGCCGCAGCCCATCTCGAGCACCCGGGCCGGCCGGTCGCCTACTTGCGCGAGCACGAAGGCGGCGGTGGCGGCCGGCCCGTGCGCGATCAGCGCGGGCGATCGCCACTGCGACCAGAGGTGCTCCTCGGGATCGATCGACCCGGCCGGGTCGCGGATGTCGGCCTTGCGGGGCGGCGCCGCGGTGGCGTGATGGGAGTGGTGGGCGTGGTGCATCGCAGCATTGTTCTACCAGTCGGGCCGGTTCGCTAGTGCAAGATCTCGACGTACCCGTCCGTCCCGTGGACCCGGATCCGCTGGCCGTCCCGGATTCGCCGGGTAGCGTGCTCCACGCCCACGACGGCCGGCACGCCGTACTCCCGAGCGATCACGGCGCCATGGGTCATGAGGCCCCCCACCTCCGTCACCAGGCCCTCGATCGCGACGAAAACGGGCGTCCAGCTCGGGTCGGTGTAAGCGGTGACCAGGATGTCACCCGGTTCGAGGCGGGCCTCCGCCATTTCCAGGACCACGCGGGCCCGACCCTCGACGGTTCCGGCGGATACCGGCAAGCCGGGCAGCGCACCCTCCGGCAGGTCGCCGCGCCGGTACGCTCCCGCGAGGGTCTCGCCGTCGGACGTGAGCACCCGGGGCGGCGTCAGCGCCTGGTACGACCGGAACGCGTCCTTGCGGCTGGCGATGAGCCGGTCGTCGACCGTCTTGGTGGCCACGACGTCCTGGATTTCCTGGATCGTGAGGTAGAAGATGTCCTCGATTTCGCGGACCACGCGGGCCGCCACGAGGCGCTCGGCCTCTTCGAGCAGGGCCTGCTTGTAGACGAAGTAGCGGCTGACCATGCCGTATTTCGGGTACTCCCGGTAGCCGCTGAAGGTCCGTAGCCGCTCGATCATGCGCCCGGCCTCCTCGGCTTTCTCTTCTCCGTCGGGTAGGGCCCGCAGGCGCCCCAGCAGCTCCCGCTCCTTGTCCCGGGCCTCCTGCCGCCCCTGCTCGAAGCGCCGCTTGCCGGCGCCCGGTTCGAAGTGCTCGATGTCGCCCAGGAGGATCGGCACCAGGGCGTCGGGCCGTTCGGCCCAGCGCGGCCGCGTGATGTCGATTTCGCCCGCACAGCGCATGCCGTACCTGGCGAGCCAGCCCTGGATGGCGTCCCGTGTTTCCTTTCCGCCCGGGAGCCCGGGCAGCTCGTCCAGGAAGCCCTCGCCCGCGCCGTCTTGCAGGAAAGCCACCACGCCCGGATGCGGCCGGATCGCGTCCGCGACGTCCAGGAGCGCCAGCCCCATCTCCGACGTGACGTTGTGGGGGACCGATTGGCTTAGCGTGTCGGCGGCGTTCTTCTCGCCGAGCCACGCCATGAGCTTCTCGTTGAGCCACCAGGTGGCGCTCATCCCCGCCATGATCGCCTGGATGCTCCCTGGGTCGAACAGGATGCGCCTGAGCTCGCCGATGTCGGCCAGGATGAAATCGAGCAGCGCCGGTCCCGATCTGGTCCGGATCTCGCGCCGCATGTCCGCGATGGAGGTCTCGCTGCGCGCGATCAGTTCGGCGACGATGGCCGGATCTGGCTCGATCCGGGCCTGCGCCGCACCCGCCGGCGCGCCGCCCACCGGCGGCGCGCCGGGCAGATCGTCCGGGAGCAAGCGGATGAAGTCGCCGCGGTCGAGGACGGTCTGGAGCGCGTCCCGGATGAGCGGATCGGACCTTCCCGCCACCTCCAGCAAGCCCGCCCGGGTAGCCGGCGAAGCCAGGTCCCTGGCGACGTCGACGAACAGCCGCCCGCCGGCCACGACCATCGGCCGCGGGGTCGTCAGCTGCCAGATGGAAAGGCCCAGAGGCTTCATGGGATCGGTCATCATCTGCTGGTGCCCGACCGAGATGTAGACATGGTTTTCGCCGTCGTCCGCCTCAGGGACGGGGAACAGCGCGGTGATCGGCCGGCTCTGCACGATTTGGAACTCGTCGCCCTCCAGGCACCACTCGACGTCCTGGGGACTGCCGAAGTGCGCTTCGATTCGCCGGCCCAGCTCCGCGAGGCGCAGGACTTGGGGGTCGGATAGCGCAGGCTGATCCTGCAGTTCCGGTTCGATCGACCGCTCCCGCGTTCCGGCAGCCGGCGCGGCGTGGGCGGCGAGATGCTTCCTGGCGATGGTCCTGCCGACGATCTCGCCGGCGCGCACCTTGTAGCCGTCCGCGTTCTGGAGGCCGGAGACCAGGGCGTCGCCCAGGCCGCAAGTGGCCTCGATCGAGACGACCTTCCGGCTGGACGTGACGGGGTCGGCCGTGAACATGACGCCGGCCGCCCGCGGGAAGACCATCCGCTGCACGACCACGGCCATCTGGACCTGCCGGCCGTCGATGCCGTTCTGGAGTCGGTACGTCACGGCCCGCTCGGTGAACAGCGAGGCCCAGCACCGCCTGATGTGCTGCAGGATCGCCGCCGGCCCCGCGACGTCGAGGTAGGTATCGTGCTGGCCCGCGAAGGAGGCCGTCGGCAGATCCTCCGCCGTCGCGCTGGACCGGACGGCGAATGCGGCTTGCTCGCCGAGTCGGGCAACCTGGCCGGCGATCGCCTCGGCCACGTCGTCAGGGATGGCGGCAGCCTCCAGAATCTGGCGGATCTCGGCGCTTACCGTGCGGATCGCCTCGCGATCGGCCGGCTTCAGGCCCGCCAGCCGATCGAGCCCGTCGGCGAGCGAGGCTTCCGTCCAGACCCGCCGGAAGGCGTCCGTCGTCACGCAGAAGCCGGCCGGTACGCGGAGGCCCTCGATCCGCGAGAGTTCCCCCAGGTGCGCGCCCTTGCCACCGACAACCGCGACGTCGGCCAGGCCGATTTCGTGGAACTCCAGCACGTAGCGGGCCATTCGCGGGTTTCCCCTTCGGGAATGGGCGCCGCTGCGCCCGGGTTCGGCCTGTATCTTCATCTCCTGCTCCTGGCTCTTTGCAACTTTCCGGGCTTCGATAGTGCGGCACGACCCGGGGCTTGAAGCAAGTCCCCCGGCGGGGCGTATAATCGAAACAGGGGAGACGCGGGAAGGCCCTTCCCGCCGTCAGGGGCCGGTGGTGCCACGACCGCGACTGCGCAGCAGACCGTGGACGTCAGCGGCGTCGAGGTCACCGGCAACCCGCGGCCGCACCTCGAAGTCGCTCATCGGTGCGGCGAGGCCTACGATCGGCACGCCTGGCGGGTGGCCACATTCATCCCCGACCGCGGTTGCGGGTCGCAAACCAGGAC
Proteins encoded in this window:
- a CDS encoding class I SAM-dependent methyltransferase, translating into MHHAHHSHHATAAPPRKADIRDPAGSIDPEEHLWSQWRSPALIAHGPAATAAFVLAQVGDRPARVLEMGCGTGYLALELARRGHAVLAVDPSEESLGCARHTAALVREEGGALANLRYDCAAFGDWDPPAEAFDTIVFNQSLHHIPDLAATVARARRLLRSGGKVVVCDFVYDRLDEPTAAWLAEMQDLAGLAGAERGDPAPDPAQSRRDLAQQWREKAESHELRGHVALLSALREAFRETAFSWEPYLYTRIANHAPPSRHATLVPWLQATERLRIAEVSIASLCYRFVGLREP
- the ppsA gene encoding phosphoenolpyruvate synthase, with translation MARYVLEFHEIGLADVAVVGGKGAHLGELSRIEGLRVPAGFCVTTDAFRRVWTEASLADGLDRLAGLKPADREAIRTVSAEIRQILEAAAIPDDVAEAIAGQVARLGEQAAFAVRSSATAEDLPTASFAGQHDTYLDVAGPAAILQHIRRCWASLFTERAVTYRLQNGIDGRQVQMAVVVQRMVFPRAAGVMFTADPVTSSRKVVSIEATCGLGDALVSGLQNADGYKVRAGEIVGRTIARKHLAAHAAPAAGTRERSIEPELQDQPALSDPQVLRLAELGRRIEAHFGSPQDVEWCLEGDEFQIVQSRPITALFPVPEADDGENHVYISVGHQQMMTDPMKPLGLSIWQLTTPRPMVVAGGRLFVDVARDLASPATRAGLLEVAGRSDPLIRDALQTVLDRGDFIRLLPDDLPGAPPVGGAPAGAAQARIEPDPAIVAELIARSETSIADMRREIRTRSGPALLDFILADIGELRRILFDPGSIQAIMAGMSATWWLNEKLMAWLGEKNAADTLSQSVPHNVTSEMGLALLDVADAIRPHPGVVAFLQDGAGEGFLDELPGLPGGKETRDAIQGWLARYGMRCAGEIDITRPRWAERPDALVPILLGDIEHFEPGAGKRRFEQGRQEARDKERELLGRLRALPDGEEKAEEAGRMIERLRTFSGYREYPKYGMVSRYFVYKQALLEEAERLVAARVVREIEDIFYLTIQEIQDVVATKTVDDRLIASRKDAFRSYQALTPPRVLTSDGETLAGAYRRGDLPEGALPGLPVSAGTVEGRARVVLEMAEARLEPGDILVTAYTDPSWTPVFVAIEGLVTEVGGLMTHGAVIAREYGVPAVVGVEHATRRIRDGQRIRVHGTDGYVEILH